A region of the bacterium genome:
CGATCCGGTTGCCCTTGCCGTGCGTCTTGGGGCTCGCGCGCACGTAGAGCATGGGCACTCCGAGCCGGTCGGCCAGGATGGCGGCGTGGGGGATGCCCGCCGTCGCGATTCCGGCCACGGCGTCGAATTTGAAGTTCTTGACGAGCTTGAGGAAGCCTTCCATCACGCGGTCGCGCTCCTTCGGGTGCGAGAGGAGGAGGCGGTTGTCGCAATAGATGGGAGAGCGGATGCCCGAGGCCCAGACGTAGGGTTTCGAGGGTCGGAGCGCGACGGCCCCGAGCTTGAGCAGGACTTTCGCAATCTTATTGGACGACATCACCGGCCTCGATGACGTCCTTGCCGTCGAAAGGAGGACTGAAGACCACGTAGACCGCCGCCGGTTTCTTGGACTCGTTCCTGAACGCGTGCACGACGCCGCGGGTGATCGTCAACACGTCGCCCTCCTTCATGCGGATCTCCTGCCCCCCGAACCAGAAGGTCCCCCGCCCCTTCAGAAGCATCACGGTCGCGTCGTGCTTGGCATGCGTGTGGAGCTTTTCCGCGGTCCTGATCCAGACGAGATGGGCGCTGACGTGTTCGTTTCCTCCGATGTTCTTGATCAGCACGGGCCCCGTCCATTCCTCGGACGCCGGGGCCTTCAGGGACTGTTTCAAATCGAGCTTTTCCAGCGTCCTCCCCTGAGGAACAAAGACCCCGTTCGCGGACGCCGTCGAGGAGGCGATCAACAAGGCGGTGAAGAATAAGGCGCGGAGTGTGGACATGACCCGAGACCTATACTATTCTTTCATGCGCCCTCAACTCATTTATGAAGGAAAAGATCCTAAAAATTCTCCCCGAGGTCCGCAAGCCATCGCGCTACCTCGGCAACGAGAAGAATGCGGTCAAGAAGGACCTTGCGCGCGTCGACGTCAAGGTCGCGCTCTGCTACCCGGACACCTACGAGATCGGCATGAGCAACATCGGCCTGTCGGTCCTCTACCACCTCCTGAACGACCGGCCGGACATCGCCTGCGAGCGCGTCTACGCCCCCTGGACCGACATGGAGGCCAAGATGCGTGAGCACGACCTGCCGCTCACGACGCTCGAATCCTCCGAGCCCGTCCGTCGATTCGACGTCTTCGGCATCTCGATCCCTTACGAACTCACCTACACGAACATTCTGACGCTGCTCGACCTGGCGAAAATCCCGTTCTTCGCCAAGGACCGGGATGCGTCTGACCCCTTGATCCTGGGGGGCGGCACGGGCGCCTTCAATCCGGAGCCGGTCGCCGAGTTCTTCGACGCCATCGTCGTGGGCGACGGCGAAGAGGCGATTCTCGAGGTCTGCGAGGCGGTCAAGACGTTCAAAACCAATAGGCCCGAATTGTTGAAACGATTGGCGCGGATCCCGGGCGTCTACGTCCCCTCTTTCTTCGACGTCTTCTACAACGGCGACGGCACGGTCCGCGAGATCCGTCCCCTTCTCGAAGGCTACGCCGGCGTCAGGAAGCGCACCGTCTCCGACCTGAACGCCGCTTACTTTCCCGACACGCCCATCGTCCCCCATACCAAGGTGATCCACGACCGGATCGGCGTCGAGGTCCAGCGCGGGTGCACGCGCGGCTGCCGGTTCTGCCAGGCGGGCTACATCTACCGCCCCGAGCGCCAGCGATCGCCGGAAACCGTCAAGAGGATCGTGCGGAATCAGCTGGCGGCGACCGGCCTCGAGGACGTGAGCCTGGTCTCCCTCTCCATCGGCGACTACGACTGCGTGACCCCGCTCCTCAAGGACCTCATGGACGAGCACGGACCGAAGAAAGTCGGCGTTTCGCTCCCGGCCACGCGCGTGGAGCAACTGACCGAGGCCATGATGATGGAGATCAAGCGCGTCCGGAAGACCGGATTCACCATCGCCCCGGAGGCGGCGACCGAGCGGATGCGGAACGTGATTAATAAGGGCAACTCCGAGGAAAACCTCCTGACGACGGCCAAGACCGTCTTCTCCAACGGCTGGAGCCTCATGAAGTTCTACTTCATGATCGGGCTGCCCACCGAGACCGACGAGGACGTCGCGGCCATCGCGGAGTTGGGCAAAAAGACATTGGGCATCGGCCTCCAGCACAACCGCCGCGCCGAGATCAACCTGGGCGTCTCCCCCTTTGTGCCCAAGCCGTTCACGCCCTACCAGTGGGCCCCGCAGATCCCCCTGGCGGAATGTCACCGCAAGCTCGACCTCCTCCGGTCGCGCCTCCGCTCGCGGCGCCTGAACCTGAAGCCCCACAAGCCCGAGACGAGCTACCTGGAAGGTGTCTTCTCCCGGGGCGACAGGCGCCTCTCGAGTCTCGTCCTCCGGGCCTGGGAAAAGGGCTGCCGCTTCGACGAGTGGGACGAGGGCCTGCGTTACGAGAAATGGAAGGAGGCTTGGACGGAACTGGGAATCGACCCGGCCTTCTATGTCGAACGCGAAAGAACGCGGGACGAGATCCTTCCGTGGGACCATCTCTTCGTGGAGATGAAGAAGGACTGGCTCTGGGAGGAGTGGCAGGCGTCGCTCAAGACGGAATTCATCGCCGACTGTTCAACGGGGACCTGCACGTCCTGCGGTGTCTGCGACTATTCCGAAGTCCGAAACCGCTCTTATGAACAGCCGGTCCTGAACGACCAGGGCAAGGCCGTGAAGAAGAAGACGACGACGGAGGTCAGGCTGTATCAGATCGAGCCGTTGAAGGACATCGTGGCGAATTTTCGAACAAGCATTGAGAAAAGGACCCCGGTTGCAGGGGCGCCAGGCCTGGCGCCCCTACCCGGAAACACCGTTTCCTACACCTGCACCTTCTCCAAAACCGGCCCCGGCGCGTTCTTGAGCCACCTCGAATTCGTCGACACCCTGCGCCGCGCCGTCTCGCGGGGGGATCTTCCGGTTCGCTTCAGCCAGGGCTTCCATCCGCAGCCGCGCATTTCCTTTGGACCCGGCATGCCGGTGGGCAAGGAGATGTTCGACCAGGAATTCAAACTGGAGTTGGACGCCGCGGTGGACCCGGAGGAAATCCGTTCCCGCCTGAACCGCGAACTGCCGGAGGGCTTTCTCGTCGCCACCGTCAGCCAGGTCCCGGCAAATGCAAGGCCGCCCGCGCGTCCTGAACCGTCGCCGGCGTTCTCCCCCTCTCTCGAACCTTGAGGACCGCCGCCGCCACCAAATCACCGTTCGATTTCGCCATCTCGCCGTTCGGAAGGTAGAAATTGTCTTCGAGGCCCACGCGGATGTCGCCGTTCAACGCCAGCGCCTCGTCGATCAATCGCCATTGATCGCGCCCGATCCCGATCACTTCCCAATGCGAACCCTCGGGGAGATTGCTGGCCATGCAGGCGAGATTTCCGGCCTTGGTGGGGATGCCGCCGAGAACGCCCAGGATCAGCGAAAAATGGGCCGGGGTCTTCAAGACACCCATGTCGATGAACGGCACGGCGTTGGCGGTGTGCCCGACGTCGAAACATTCCAGTTCCGGCAAGGCGCCCGCCTCGTTGATGCGGTCGAGGCAGTACTGGATGTCGCCGAACGGGTTGGCGAACACGAAGTCGTGGT
Encoded here:
- the pyrE gene encoding orotate phosphoribosyltransferase; translated protein: MSSNKIAKVLLKLGAVALRPSKPYVWASGIRSPIYCDNRLLLSHPKERDRVMEGFLKLVKNFKFDAVAGIATAGIPHAAILADRLGVPMLYVRASPKTHGKGNRIEGQVRKGDRVLVVEDLVSTGQSSLEAVRALRQAGLKADDCVAIFTYGFPFAKNAFQRERCRLHTLTNLQALLDEAEETGRIAPQDRGLIEKFAKNPQNWFSE
- a CDS encoding cupin domain-containing protein, which produces MSTLRALFFTALLIASSTASANGVFVPQGRTLEKLDLKQSLKAPASEEWTGPVLIKNIGGNEHVSAHLVWIRTAEKLHTHAKHDATVMLLKGRGTFWFGGQEIRMKEGDVLTITRGVVHAFRNESKKPAAVYVVFSPPFDGKDVIEAGDVVQ
- a CDS encoding TIGR03960 family B12-binding radical SAM protein, whose translation is MKEKILKILPEVRKPSRYLGNEKNAVKKDLARVDVKVALCYPDTYEIGMSNIGLSVLYHLLNDRPDIACERVYAPWTDMEAKMREHDLPLTTLESSEPVRRFDVFGISIPYELTYTNILTLLDLAKIPFFAKDRDASDPLILGGGTGAFNPEPVAEFFDAIVVGDGEEAILEVCEAVKTFKTNRPELLKRLARIPGVYVPSFFDVFYNGDGTVREIRPLLEGYAGVRKRTVSDLNAAYFPDTPIVPHTKVIHDRIGVEVQRGCTRGCRFCQAGYIYRPERQRSPETVKRIVRNQLAATGLEDVSLVSLSIGDYDCVTPLLKDLMDEHGPKKVGVSLPATRVEQLTEAMMMEIKRVRKTGFTIAPEAATERMRNVINKGNSEENLLTTAKTVFSNGWSLMKFYFMIGLPTETDEDVAAIAELGKKTLGIGLQHNRRAEINLGVSPFVPKPFTPYQWAPQIPLAECHRKLDLLRSRLRSRRLNLKPHKPETSYLEGVFSRGDRRLSSLVLRAWEKGCRFDEWDEGLRYEKWKEAWTELGIDPAFYVERERTRDEILPWDHLFVEMKKDWLWEEWQASLKTEFIADCSTGTCTSCGVCDYSEVRNRSYEQPVLNDQGKAVKKKTTTEVRLYQIEPLKDIVANFRTSIEKRTPVAGAPGLAPLPGNTVSYTCTFSKTGPGAFLSHLEFVDTLRRAVSRGDLPVRFSQGFHPQPRISFGPGMPVGKEMFDQEFKLELDAAVDPEEIRSRLNRELPEGFLVATVSQVPANARPPARPEPSPAFSPSLEP
- a CDS encoding 3-keto-5-aminohexanoate cleavage protein — encoded protein: MAPKTIITCALTGVLAKKEQCPAIPYSPAEIAEEAKRAYDAGAAVVHIHARTPEGGPSWESKVFGEIKAEIRKRCPVILNFSSGGIGLPIQERTVHITDHKPEIGALNMGSMNYAIYSRKNKKFYHDFVFANPFGDIQYCLDRINEAGALPELECFDVGHTANAVPFIDMGVLKTPAHFSLILGVLGGIPTKAGNLACMASNLPEGSHWEVIGIGRDQWRLIDEALALNGDIRVGLEDNFYLPNGEMAKSNGDLVAAAVLKVRERGRTPATVQDARAALHLPGPG